The following coding sequences are from one Salvia hispanica cultivar TCC Black 2014 chromosome 3, UniMelb_Shisp_WGS_1.0, whole genome shotgun sequence window:
- the LOC125213747 gene encoding cation/H(+) antiporter 18-like isoform X1 produces the protein MASNATCLPPMKATSNGVFQGDNPLHHALPLLIIQICIVLALTRLLAFLLRPLRQPRVIAEIVGGVLLGPSALGRNHKYLHAIFPPRSLTVLDTLANLGLLFFLFLVGLELDPKSLRQTGKKALSIALAGISLPFGLGVGASFVLRATISQGVSQGPFLIFMGVALSITAFPVLARILAELKLLTTNVGRIAMSAAAVNDVAAWILLALAVALSGTGRSPLVSLWVFLCGFGFILSCMIVCPFVFKWIARRCPEGEPVDEIYICATLGAVLAAGLVTDIIGIHALFGAFVIGVLVPKEGAFAGALVEKVEDIVSGLFLPLYFVSSGLKTNVATIQGAQSWGLLALVIFTACFGKIFGTVLVSLCCKVRFREALTLGFLMNTKGLVELIVLNIGKDRGVLNDQTFAIMVLMALFTTFITTPVVVAIYKPAEMAKLEYKYRTIQRKEPDTQLRMFICFHSTRNIPTLINLMEVSRGTGKKGGLRIYAMHLMELSERSSAILMVHKARNNGLPFWNKVNSDTNQVVVAFDAFHHLSQVSIRPTTAISPFSSMHEDICTSAERKMAAIIILPFHKHQRVDGHFETTRADFRHVNRRVLEHAPCSVGILVDRGLGGPSHISASNVNYTVTAFFFGGHDDREALSYGALMAEHTGIRLNAVRFIVDSKLIPDSLTLDVKDESAVEDTSDEEFLAEFKQRVSADGSIKYEEVGVGSDADIVGTIFKYNRSNLFIIGRMPECRLVAAFDKKSECPELGPVGNLLISPQFKTTASVLVVQQYRGQLMGDSLASLKEENTSDTEAEEAASQESR, from the exons ATGGCTTCAAACGCGACATGCTTACCGCCGATGAAGGCCACCTCAAATGGGGTCTTTCAAGGGGATAATCCTCTCCACCACGCACTTCCTCTCTTGATTATACAGATATGCATTGTTCTGGCGTTGACCCGATTACTAGCATTTCTTCTCCGTCCGCTAAGGCAGCCACGTGTCATTGCTGAGATTGTT GGAGGCGTTCTACTTGGTCCTTCGGCTTTGGGACGCAACCATAAATATCTTCATGCCATTTTCCCACCTAGAAGCCTCACAGTTTTGGATACTCTTGCCAACCTGGGCCTCTTATTCTTCTTGTTTCTCGTAGGCCTTGAGTTGGATCCAAAGTCTCTTCGACAGACTGGAAAGAAAGCCTTAAGTATTGCTCTAGCAGGAATCAGTCTCCCATTTGGTTTAGGAGTTGGAGCCTCATTTGTGCTCAGGGCTACTATTTCCCAAGGTGTGAGTCAAGGACCATTCTTGATTTTCATGGGAGTAGCTCTTTCAATTACTGCATTTCCTGTTTTGGCTCGTATTTTGGCTGAACTTAAGCTATTGACTACAAATGTTGGTAGAATAGCCATGTCAGCTGCTGCAGTGAACGATGTGGCTGCATGGATTCTTCTTGCTCTTGCTGTTGCCTTATCAGGCACAGGCCGCTCTCCACTTGTTTCCTTATGGGTCTTCTTATGTGGGTTTGGTTTCATACTGTCATGCATGATTGTTTGCCCTTTTGTTTTCAAATGGATTGCTAGACGCTGTCCTGAAGGTGAGCCAGTTGACGAGATATATATCTGTGCTACACTTGGTGCTGTTTTGGCTGCTGGTCTCGTCACTGATATTATTGGGATTCATGCACTTTTTGGTGCCTTTGTTATTGGCGTTCTTGTTCCAAAGGAGGGAGCATTTGCAGGAGCCCTTGTGGAAAAAGTAGAGGACATCGTCTCTGGCCTATTTCTTCCTTTGTACTTTGTATCAAGTGGATTAAAGACAAATGTAGCCACCATTCAAGGGGCTCAATCTTGGGGTCTTCTTGCTCTAGTCATATTTACTGCCTGTTTCGGGAAGATTTTTGGCACTGTTTTGGTCTCTCTCTGCTGCAAGGTTCGGTTTAGAGAGGCGCTAACACTAGGTTTCTTGATGAACACTAAAGGTTTGGTGGAGCTTATCGTCCTTAACATCGGGAAAGACCGCGGG GTTCTGAATGATCAGACTTTTGCGATTATGGTTCTCATGGCGTTATTCACTACATTCATAACGACGCCAGTTGTCGTGGCCATATATAAGCCAGCTGAAATGGCTAAATTGGAATACAAATACAGAACAATTCAGAGGAAGGAACCTGACACTCAGCTCAGAATGTTTATCTGCTTTCATagcacaagaaatattccGACATTGATTAATCTGATGGAGGTTTCGCGTGGTACTGGGAAGAAAGGAGGGCTTCGCATCTACGCAATGCACCTAATGGAGCTGTCTGAAAGATCATCAGCGATTCTGATGGTGCACAAGGCAAGAAACAACGGGTTGCCATTTTGGAACAAGGTGAACTCTGATACAAACCAAGTTGTGGTTGCTTTCGATGCATTCCATCACCTCAGCCAAGTTTCCATACGACCAACAACCGCAATCTCGCCCTTTTCTAGCATGCACGAGGACATTTGCACCAGCGCCGAGAGGAAGATGGCTGCAATAATAATCCTCCCATTCCATAAGCACCAGAGAGTCGATGGACACTTTGAGACAACACGAGCTGACTTCAGGCATGTCAACCGCAGGGTTCTTGAACACGCGCCATGCTCTGTTGGCATATTGGTGGATAGAGGGCTAGGAGGGCCGTCACACATTTCTGCAAGCAACGTTAACTACACTGTGACAGCATTCTTCTTTGGAGGCCACGACGACCGTGAAGCCCTATCTTACGGGGCGCTCATGGCCGAGCACACCGGCATTCGATTGAATGCAGTTCGTTTCATCGTGGACTCCAAGCTCATCCCGGACAGCCTTACTTTGGATGTGAAGGATGAGTCTGCTGTAGAGGATACATCAGACGAAGAGTTTCTTGCAGAGTTCAAGCAGAGAGTATCGGCCGATGGTTCGATAAAATACGAAGAGGTTGGGGTAGGCAGTGATGCAGACATAGTTGGTACAATCTTCAAATACAACCGCAGTAACCTGTTCATCATTGGACGAATGCCAGAGTGTCGGCTAGTTGCAGCGTTTGACAAGAAGAGTGAATGTCCTGAACTGGGACCGGTGGGGAACTTGCTGATCTCACCGCAGTTTAAGACCACAGCCTCAGTGCTGGTGGTGCAGCAGTACCGGGGGCAGCTCATGGGAGACTCTCTGGCGTCGTTGAAAGAGGAGAATACGTCTGATACGGAAGCAGAGGAGGCGGCGTCACAGGAGTCGCGTTGA
- the LOC125212789 gene encoding uncharacterized protein LOC125212789 yields the protein MESKRLEMFEVGPCKDGFEMGFLIGQRFSSMIKSRLQNDLILQKQMLPFAHSPQSIPLLTSLSQTNMNKFPVYWDELRGTAQGSGASFLEIMLVNFRKEILPFIPKADDTNDDCSDILVVGESVAVAAHNEDANVALVGHTYLVKGSLRNGVSFTAYTYAGELPSCAFGFNSHGLAFTLNSVPPMRHEIAAGGVGRNFISRDLLEAQNIDDAVARISSSEASVGHSYNLIDVNTRRILNVETASRNRCSFHEVGAAPFFHANMYLHLKVQQEQDENSMSRQKRATVLPSESRSDFMSLLGDNNNNEKYPIYMTGPLLHTLCTAVVDLDGKTLSIIEGNPKEREASFVFPIS from the exons ATGGAAAGCAAAAGGCTGGAAATGTTTGAAGTTGGTCCCTGCAAAGATGGATTCGAGATGGGGTTTCTCATAGGCCAAAGATTCTCCAGCATGATCAAAAGCAGGCTTCAAAATGATCTAATTCTGCAGAAGCAGATGCTCCCATTTGCTCACTCTCCACAGTCCATTCCACTCCTCACATCCCTCTCTCAAACCAACATGAACAAATTCCCCGTCTACTGGGACGAGCTCCGAGGAACTGCTCAAGGCAGCGGTGCCTCATTCCTCGAG ATAATGCTGGTGAATTTCCGGAAAGAGATACTCCCGTTTATCCCTAAAGCGGATGACACGAATGATGACTGCAGCGACATCCTCGTTGTTGGTGAATCCGTGGCTGTGGCAGCCCACAACGAGGATGCAAACGTGGCGCTGGTTGGACATAC TTATTTGGTTAAGGGGAGTCTGAGAAATGGAGTCTCCTTCACTGCTTATACGTATGCAGGCGAGCTCCCGAGCTGTGCCTTCGGGTTCAACAGTCATGGACTG GCGTTTACGCTGAATTCAGTTCCGCCTATGAGGCATGAGATCGCAGCAGGAGGGGTCGGAAGGAATTTCATATCAAGGGACTTGCTCGAAGCTCAAAACATAGATGATGCCGTCGCA AGGATTTCTTCATCAGAAGCTTCTGTAGGGCATAGCTACAATTTGATCGATGTCAACACACGAAGGATTTTGAACGTAGAAACAGCATCAAGAAATCGCTGCTCGTTTCATGAAGTAGGAGCAGCACCATTCTTCCATGCCAACATGTACCTTCACCTTAAAGTGCAGCAG GAACAAGATGAGAATTCAATGAGCAGACAAAAGAGAGCCACTGTGCTGCCATCGGAATCAAGAAGCGACTTTATGTCCCTTCTCGGagacaacaacaacaatgaaAAGTATCCTATCTACATGACAG GTCCATTGCTTCACACCCTATGCACAGCTGTGGTGGATTTAGATGGAAAAACTCTTTCGATTATAGAAGGGAACCCGAAGGAAAGAGAAGCCTCGTTTGTCTTCCCGATATCATGA
- the LOC125213747 gene encoding cation/H(+) antiporter 18-like isoform X2, with the protein MASNATCLPPMKATSNGVFQGDNPLHHALPLLIIQICIVLALTRLLAFLLRPLRQPRVIAEIVGGVLLGPSALGRNHKYLHAIFPPRSLTVLDTLANLGLLFFLFLVGLELDPKSLRQTGKKALSIALAGISLPFGLGVGASFVLRATISQAMSAAAVNDVAAWILLALAVALSGTGRSPLVSLWVFLCGFGFILSCMIVCPFVFKWIARRCPEGEPVDEIYICATLGAVLAAGLVTDIIGIHALFGAFVIGVLVPKEGAFAGALVEKVEDIVSGLFLPLYFVSSGLKTNVATIQGAQSWGLLALVIFTACFGKIFGTVLVSLCCKVRFREALTLGFLMNTKGLVELIVLNIGKDRGVLNDQTFAIMVLMALFTTFITTPVVVAIYKPAEMAKLEYKYRTIQRKEPDTQLRMFICFHSTRNIPTLINLMEVSRGTGKKGGLRIYAMHLMELSERSSAILMVHKARNNGLPFWNKVNSDTNQVVVAFDAFHHLSQVSIRPTTAISPFSSMHEDICTSAERKMAAIIILPFHKHQRVDGHFETTRADFRHVNRRVLEHAPCSVGILVDRGLGGPSHISASNVNYTVTAFFFGGHDDREALSYGALMAEHTGIRLNAVRFIVDSKLIPDSLTLDVKDESAVEDTSDEEFLAEFKQRVSADGSIKYEEVGVGSDADIVGTIFKYNRSNLFIIGRMPECRLVAAFDKKSECPELGPVGNLLISPQFKTTASVLVVQQYRGQLMGDSLASLKEENTSDTEAEEAASQESR; encoded by the exons ATGGCTTCAAACGCGACATGCTTACCGCCGATGAAGGCCACCTCAAATGGGGTCTTTCAAGGGGATAATCCTCTCCACCACGCACTTCCTCTCTTGATTATACAGATATGCATTGTTCTGGCGTTGACCCGATTACTAGCATTTCTTCTCCGTCCGCTAAGGCAGCCACGTGTCATTGCTGAGATTGTT GGAGGCGTTCTACTTGGTCCTTCGGCTTTGGGACGCAACCATAAATATCTTCATGCCATTTTCCCACCTAGAAGCCTCACAGTTTTGGATACTCTTGCCAACCTGGGCCTCTTATTCTTCTTGTTTCTCGTAGGCCTTGAGTTGGATCCAAAGTCTCTTCGACAGACTGGAAAGAAAGCCTTAAGTATTGCTCTAGCAGGAATCAGTCTCCCATTTGGTTTAGGAGTTGGAGCCTCATTTGTGCTCAGGGCTACTATTTCCCAAG CCATGTCAGCTGCTGCAGTGAACGATGTGGCTGCATGGATTCTTCTTGCTCTTGCTGTTGCCTTATCAGGCACAGGCCGCTCTCCACTTGTTTCCTTATGGGTCTTCTTATGTGGGTTTGGTTTCATACTGTCATGCATGATTGTTTGCCCTTTTGTTTTCAAATGGATTGCTAGACGCTGTCCTGAAGGTGAGCCAGTTGACGAGATATATATCTGTGCTACACTTGGTGCTGTTTTGGCTGCTGGTCTCGTCACTGATATTATTGGGATTCATGCACTTTTTGGTGCCTTTGTTATTGGCGTTCTTGTTCCAAAGGAGGGAGCATTTGCAGGAGCCCTTGTGGAAAAAGTAGAGGACATCGTCTCTGGCCTATTTCTTCCTTTGTACTTTGTATCAAGTGGATTAAAGACAAATGTAGCCACCATTCAAGGGGCTCAATCTTGGGGTCTTCTTGCTCTAGTCATATTTACTGCCTGTTTCGGGAAGATTTTTGGCACTGTTTTGGTCTCTCTCTGCTGCAAGGTTCGGTTTAGAGAGGCGCTAACACTAGGTTTCTTGATGAACACTAAAGGTTTGGTGGAGCTTATCGTCCTTAACATCGGGAAAGACCGCGGG GTTCTGAATGATCAGACTTTTGCGATTATGGTTCTCATGGCGTTATTCACTACATTCATAACGACGCCAGTTGTCGTGGCCATATATAAGCCAGCTGAAATGGCTAAATTGGAATACAAATACAGAACAATTCAGAGGAAGGAACCTGACACTCAGCTCAGAATGTTTATCTGCTTTCATagcacaagaaatattccGACATTGATTAATCTGATGGAGGTTTCGCGTGGTACTGGGAAGAAAGGAGGGCTTCGCATCTACGCAATGCACCTAATGGAGCTGTCTGAAAGATCATCAGCGATTCTGATGGTGCACAAGGCAAGAAACAACGGGTTGCCATTTTGGAACAAGGTGAACTCTGATACAAACCAAGTTGTGGTTGCTTTCGATGCATTCCATCACCTCAGCCAAGTTTCCATACGACCAACAACCGCAATCTCGCCCTTTTCTAGCATGCACGAGGACATTTGCACCAGCGCCGAGAGGAAGATGGCTGCAATAATAATCCTCCCATTCCATAAGCACCAGAGAGTCGATGGACACTTTGAGACAACACGAGCTGACTTCAGGCATGTCAACCGCAGGGTTCTTGAACACGCGCCATGCTCTGTTGGCATATTGGTGGATAGAGGGCTAGGAGGGCCGTCACACATTTCTGCAAGCAACGTTAACTACACTGTGACAGCATTCTTCTTTGGAGGCCACGACGACCGTGAAGCCCTATCTTACGGGGCGCTCATGGCCGAGCACACCGGCATTCGATTGAATGCAGTTCGTTTCATCGTGGACTCCAAGCTCATCCCGGACAGCCTTACTTTGGATGTGAAGGATGAGTCTGCTGTAGAGGATACATCAGACGAAGAGTTTCTTGCAGAGTTCAAGCAGAGAGTATCGGCCGATGGTTCGATAAAATACGAAGAGGTTGGGGTAGGCAGTGATGCAGACATAGTTGGTACAATCTTCAAATACAACCGCAGTAACCTGTTCATCATTGGACGAATGCCAGAGTGTCGGCTAGTTGCAGCGTTTGACAAGAAGAGTGAATGTCCTGAACTGGGACCGGTGGGGAACTTGCTGATCTCACCGCAGTTTAAGACCACAGCCTCAGTGCTGGTGGTGCAGCAGTACCGGGGGCAGCTCATGGGAGACTCTCTGGCGTCGTTGAAAGAGGAGAATACGTCTGATACGGAAGCAGAGGAGGCGGCGTCACAGGAGTCGCGTTGA
- the LOC125213160 gene encoding calcium-dependent protein kinase 1-like has translation MGNCNATTSDGANPPPTGDGGKHPAINVVPADAPPPPRRPLPTGTGRVLGRPMADVHSVYAFGRELGRGQFGVTHLVTHRATREAFACKSIATRKLVTPDDVADVRREVQIMHHLTGHRNIVELKECFEDRHNVHLVMELCAGGELFDRIIAKGHYSERAAAGLCRQIVTVVHACHSMGVMHRDLKPENFLLLSKDEDSPLKATDFGLSAFFKPGDSFKDLVGSAYYVAPEVLRRNYGAEADIWSAGVILYILLSGVPPFWGDNEQGIFDSILRGHLDFVSDPWPSISSSAKDLVKKMLMADPKSRLTAIEVLNHPWMREDGDAPDKPLDIAVLTRMKQFRAMNKLKKLALKVIAENLSEEEIMGLKEMFKSMDTDNSGTITYEELKAGLPKLGTKLSESEVRQYMEAADVDGNGTIDYIEFITATMHMNRMEREDLLYKAFEFFDKDKSGYITVEELEQALKQYNMGDAKTIKEILAEVDTDNDGKINYDEFVAMMKKGNPDIVGTRRRK, from the exons atgggtaacTGCAACGCCACCACCAGCGACGGCGCCAACCCCCCGCCCACCGGCGACGGAGGGAAACACCCCGCCATCAACGTGGTCCCCGCCGACGCGCCTCCGCCTCCGCGGCGCCCCCTTCCGACGGGCACAGGGCGCGTGCTCGGCCGCCCCATGGCCGATGTCCACTCCGTCTACGCTTTCGGCCGGGAGCTCGGGCGGGGCCAGTTCGGCGTCACCCACCTCGTCACCCACCGCGCCACGCGCGAGGCCTTCGCGTGCAAGTCAATCGCCACGCGCAAGCTCGTCACCCCCGACGACGTCGCCGACGTCCGCCGCGAGGTGCAGATCATGCACCACCTCACCGGCCACCGCAACATCGTCGAGCTCAAGGAGTGCTTCGAGGATCGCCACAATGTGCATTTGGTGATGGAACTGTGCGCCGGCGGGGAGCTCTTTGATCGGATTATCGCCAAGGGGCATTACTCCGAGCGCGCCGCCGCGGGGCTCTGCCGCCAGATTGTCACCGTGGTGCACGCCTGCCACTCCATGGGGGTTATGCATAGGGATTTGAAGCCGGAGAATTTCTTGTTGTTGAGCAAGGATGAGGATTCGCCGCTCAAGGCCACTGATTTCGGATTATCTGCGTTTTTCAAGCCAG GAGATTCGTTCAAAGATCTAGTTGGTAGTGCATACTATGTGGCTCCTGAAGTACTGCGTCGAAACTATGGTGCCGAAGCTGATATTTGGAGTGCTGGAGTGATACTGTATATCTTACTCAGTGGTGTTCCACCCTTCTGGGGAG ATAATGAGCAGGGAATATTTGATTCTATTTTGCGAGGGCACCTTGATTTTGTTTCGGATCCATGGCCATCAATATCAAGTAGTGCCAAAGACCTTGTGAAGAAGATGCTTATGGCTGACCCTAAATCCCGGCTAACTGCAATTGAAGTCTTAA ATCATCCGTGGATGAGAGAAGATGGGGATGCACCTGATAAGCCTCTGGATATTGCTGTTTTGACTAGAATGAAGCAGTTCCGTGCAATGAACAAACTCAAGAAGTTAGCTCTTAAG GTGATTGCAGAAAATCTTTCTGAAGAAGAAATCATGGGCTTGAAGGAAATGTTCAAATCCATGGATACAGACAACAGTGGAACAATTACATATGAAGAACTCAAAGCTGGTCTACCTAAGCTGGGCACGAAGCTTTCTGAGTCTGAAGTGAGGCAGTATATGGAAGCG GCTGATGTTGATGGAAATGGGACAATTGATTACATCGAGTTTATAACGGCTACTATGCACATGAACCGAATGGAGAGAGAAGACCTTCTGTACAAAgcctttgaattttttgacaAGGATAAGAGCGG GTACATAACTGTGGAAGAATTGGAGCAAGCCTTGAAGCAATACAACATGGGCGATGCTAAAACAATAAAGGAAATCCTTGCAGAAGTAGACACTGATAAT GATGGGAAGATCAACTATGATGAGTTTGTGGCAATGATGAAGAAAGGCAACCCAGACATTGTAGGAACGAGGAGGAGAAAATAG
- the LOC125210398 gene encoding uncharacterized protein At5g41620-like codes for MESEEGRKENAEIKWEKLWRVGKKGGNSTPAASFWRANANQLHHNVGLISSRKLAAALWEFHQYMPPLDNTRRRPPPPPPPTSSQLPESSSNLRRRVADLLKQHHRSIETSNHATQTVSPSICSSSMEIAPCYPATPSSSVELNGELSYRSKTSTKLLKVLNRVWVLEEQHASNVSLIKALKKELDRARFQAKELSREQPMERLTGGILLRTNKAKVHSTRDELEQEKKLRSQSESLQRELAQELHEVKRSVARISKELEKERTSRGFLEELCDELAWGVRDCEKELHDQRQKSDTYLGERDDHDQLMLRIAQAWLDERMQVKQQHQKTSVESMASARPEEDDGDGSSSSQSTCFEVEKTSKRSLKPQGQKLLENHFEKMLRIEEFKEKLESSDRTRASTPSRLQAKFEEHMAQAMSNSTSKLINKDRVTASSLRRSSQCPTQASETPLKLLSELKELSEARSGGSKVTLTPRSSDLPFKR; via the exons ATGGAGAGTGAAGAAGGGAGAAAAGAGAATGCAGAAATTAAGTGGGAAAAGCTGTGGAGAGTTGGGAAGAAAGGAGGAAACTCGACTCCTGCAGCTTCATTTTGGAGAGCCAATGCGAATCAATTGCATCACAATGTTGGGCTCATTTCTTCCAGAAAACTTGCGGCTGCTCTGTGGGAGTTCCATCAATACATGCCGCCACTTGATAACACGCGCCGCcgccctccgccgccgcctccgcctACTTCTTCTCAACTG CCAGAGAGTTCGAGTAATTTAAGGAGGCGTGTCGCCGACTTACTAAAGCAGCATCATCGCTCAATTGAAACGAGTAATCACGCTACACAAACTGTGTCACCTTCTATCTGTAGCAGTTCAATGGAG ATTGCACCATGTTACCCTGCTACCCCTTCCAGCTCAGTCGAATTAAACGGTGAGTTATCCTATAGGTCAAAAACATCGACGAAACTGCTTAAAGTTTTGAACCGTGTCTGGGTCCTGGAGGAGCAGCATGCCTCCAACGTGTCTCTCATCAAGGCGTTGAAGAAAGAGTTGGATCGTGCTCGTTTTCAAGCAAAGGAGTTGTCGAGAGAGCAGCCGATGGAACGTCTTACTGGAGGTATACTACTTAGAACGAACAAGGCTAAAGTTCACTCCACACGAGACGAACTTGAGCAAGAGAAGAAGTTGAGGAGCCAATCGGAGAGCTTACAAAGAGAGTTGGCTCAGGAGCTTCATGAGGTGAAACGCTCTGTAGCTAGAATTTCTAAAGAGCTGGAGAAAGAAAGGACGTCGCGTGGTTTCTTGGAAGAGCTTTGCGATGAGCTGGCATGGGGAGTGAGGGACTGTGAAAAGGAGCTTCATGATCAGAGGCAGAAATCTGATACATATTTGGGTGAGAGAGACGATCATGATCAGTTGATGCTTCGTATAGCTCAAGCGTGGCTTGATGAACGGATGCAGGTGAAGCAGCAACATCAGAAGACTTCAGTGGAATCAATGGCTAGTGCTCGTCCAGAAGAAGACGATGGTGATGGATCCTCGAGTAGTCAGTCTACTTGTTTTGAAGTGGAAAAGACAAGCAAACGCAGCTTGAAACCGCAAGGACAGAAACTCCTAGAAAaccattttgagaaaatgttGAGGATAGAAGAGTTTAAGGAAAAACTCGAGTCCTCTGATAGGACCAGAGCCTCGACTCCATCGAGGTTACAGGCAAAATTTGAGGAACATATGGCTCAAGCAATGTCAAATAGTACAAGTAAGCTGATTAATAAAGATCGTGTAACAGCTTCTTCGTTGAGGAGGAGTTCCCAATGCCCGACACAGGCATCAGAGACGCCATTGAAGCTTCTCTCCGAGTTGAAGGAGCTCTCGGAAGCAAGATCAGGGGGTTCAAAAGTCACGCTCACGCCAAGAAGCTCCGATTTACCGTTCAAGAGATGA
- the LOC125213161 gene encoding dirigent protein 5-like produces the protein MNNPIPKSCFIIFFLSFLTLLSPTQAKTIKPNAPCNRIVLYYHDILFNGTDAANATSVMATNRSSISNFNFGMMVVFDDPMTADGRLLSPAVARAQGFYFYDKKDIFSAWFAYTLVFNSTEYKGTINVIGSDPFLEKTRDLSVVGGTGDFFMARGIVTFETDEIQGDFYFRLKMDIKLYECYKK, from the coding sequence ATGAACAACCCTATTCCAAAATCAtgcttcatcatcttcttcctctcatTCCTCACTCTCCTCTCTCCAACCCAAGCCAAAACCATCAAACCAAACGCACCATGCAATAGAATCGTGCTTTACTACCACGACATCCTCTTCAACGGCACGGACGCCGCCAACGCCACCTCGGTCATGGCCACCAACCGCTCATCCATCAGCAACTTCAACTTCGGCATGATGGTGGTCTTTGACGACCCCATGACGGCCGACGGCCGCCTCCTCTCGCCCGCGGTGGCGCGTGCTCAAGGCTTCTATTTCTACGACAAGAAGGATATCTTTAGTGCGTGGTTTGCCTACACTCTTGTCTTCAACTCCACCGAGTATAAAGGCACTATCAACGTCATCGGCTCCGATCCGTTTCTCGAGAAGACGAGGGACTTGTCGGTCGTTGGAGGCACCGGAGATTTCTTCATGGCGCGTGGGATTGTTACGTTTGAGACCGATGAAATTCAAggggatttttattttaggttgAAGATGGATATTAAGTTGTATGAGTGTTACAAGAAATAG